A region from the Vicia villosa cultivar HV-30 ecotype Madison, WI linkage group LG3, Vvil1.0, whole genome shotgun sequence genome encodes:
- the LOC131655596 gene encoding uncharacterized protein LOC131655596 has protein sequence MGNCLALSKPISQSYCTSSTMEKLVKVAKEDGKILEFSSPVYVKDILTNFPGNYGIGVSKIATETLSQDHELKGGKLYYLHPHNKEEEPEAGMKRVKVLITKQQLQQLVTKQISLQDLLSVVKEDGVRFRSDRKTILDSIPEENE, from the coding sequence atgggaaattgtcttgCTCTTTCCAAACCCATTTCACAATCATATTGTACATCATCAACCATGGAAAAACTCGTTAAAGTAGCCAAAGAAGATGGTAAAATACTAGAATTTAGTTCTCCAGTTTACGTCAAAGACATCTTGACAAATTTTCCTGGTAATTATGGTATCGGTGTTTCAAAGATCGCAACAGAAACTCTATCACAAGATCATGAATTGAAGGGTGGAAAATTATACTACTTGCATCCTCATAACAAAGAGGAAGAACCAGAAGCTGGCATGAAGAGGGTCAAAGTTTTAATAACGAAGCAACAGCTTCAACAGTTAGTGACCAAACAAATATCGTTACAAGATTTATTATCAGTCGTTAAAGAAGATGGTGTTCGTTTCAGAAGTGATCGGAAAACAATATTGGACTCTATACCTGAAGAAAATGAGTAA